One Oryzomonas sagensis genomic region harbors:
- a CDS encoding zinc-dependent alcohol dehydrogenase family protein, producing the protein MPKIVRFYETGDAGVLKLEDAPLVEPGAGEIRLKVAAIGLNRAEVMFRQGQYLETPKLPSRIGYEAAGIVDAVGPGVSGIKVGDRVSTIPSFSVGDYGVYGESAIVPAYAAVPYPGVLTPVEGAAIWMQYLTAFGALVEFGRLQKGDSVVITAASSSVGLAAIQVAKYVGATAIAATRGAGKKDFLLGAGAHHVIVTDEEDLVARVMAITAGKGATMVFDPVAGPLLEKLADAAAQGATIFEYGALSPAPTPFPLFAALGKGLAVRGYTLFEIVREPEMLARGKEFVSRGLESGALKPVIDRTFPLENIVEAHRYMESNLQQGKIVVTV; encoded by the coding sequence ATGCCGAAGATCGTTCGCTTTTACGAAACAGGGGATGCCGGGGTGCTCAAGCTCGAAGATGCGCCTCTTGTGGAGCCGGGTGCGGGAGAGATTCGCCTGAAGGTTGCGGCCATCGGCCTGAACCGTGCCGAAGTCATGTTCCGCCAGGGACAGTACCTGGAGACGCCCAAGCTCCCCTCGCGGATCGGCTATGAAGCGGCGGGGATCGTGGACGCCGTGGGGCCGGGCGTCAGCGGCATCAAGGTCGGGGACCGGGTAAGCACCATACCCTCCTTTTCCGTTGGCGACTACGGGGTCTACGGGGAAAGCGCCATCGTGCCGGCCTACGCGGCCGTCCCGTATCCGGGAGTTCTGACGCCGGTGGAGGGCGCGGCGATCTGGATGCAGTATCTCACCGCTTTCGGGGCGCTCGTGGAATTCGGCCGCTTGCAGAAAGGCGACAGCGTCGTGATCACCGCGGCGAGCAGCAGCGTGGGGTTGGCCGCGATTCAGGTCGCAAAGTACGTCGGGGCGACCGCCATCGCCGCCACGCGCGGCGCCGGGAAGAAGGATTTTCTTTTGGGGGCTGGGGCGCATCACGTCATCGTGACCGACGAAGAGGATCTGGTGGCGCGGGTGATGGCGATTACCGCCGGGAAAGGCGCAACCATGGTCTTTGATCCCGTGGCGGGGCCTCTGCTGGAAAAACTTGCCGACGCCGCCGCTCAGGGGGCGACGATCTTCGAATACGGGGCATTGTCGCCAGCGCCGACGCCCTTTCCCCTGTTCGCAGCCCTGGGCAAGGGGCTGGCGGTGCGGGGGTACACCCTGTTCGAGATCGTGAGGGAGCCGGAGATGCTGGCCCGCGGCAAAGAATTCGTCTCCAGAGGGCTCGAATCCGGCGCACTGAAACCGGTCATCGACCGCACGTTCCCGCTGGAAAACATTGTGGAGGCCCACCGGTACATGGAATCCAACCTGCAACAGGGCAAGATCGTGGTGACGGTGTGA
- a CDS encoding type II toxin-antitoxin system RelE family toxin, producing MDWTVVFSSKARKQIQKLPGSVQDNLATLVADIQATGPVRGDWPNYSKLSGTEHHCHIKKGRPTYVVVWEEKDRQIRLVEVTYAGTHEKAPY from the coding sequence ATGGACTGGACGGTCGTATTTTCCTCGAAAGCCCGTAAGCAGATACAGAAGCTTCCGGGAAGCGTGCAAGACAACCTTGCCACCTTGGTTGCCGATATCCAGGCGACCGGGCCGGTTCGCGGCGATTGGCCGAATTATTCCAAGCTTTCGGGCACCGAGCACCATTGCCATATCAAAAAAGGGCGACCAACGTACGTGGTGGTGTGGGAAGAGAAGGACAGGCAGATCAGGTTAGTGGAGGTAACGTATGCAGGCACTCACGAAAAAGCGCCCTACTGA
- a CDS encoding helix-turn-helix domain-containing protein, with product MQALTKKRPTENAEARFVGGHEQIARLRHLAKRMNVIDLSPDDEDRQYTVEEVFPELATNRAGVLIRGYRGREGMTQRQLAEATGIPQRHISEMEHGKKIVGKERAQRLAKVLKADYRMFL from the coding sequence ATGCAGGCACTCACGAAAAAGCGCCCTACTGAGAACGCAGAGGCCCGTTTTGTTGGCGGGCACGAGCAGATTGCACGTTTGCGTCATTTGGCAAAGCGGATGAATGTTATTGATCTCTCCCCGGATGATGAAGATCGGCAGTACACGGTTGAAGAGGTTTTCCCCGAACTCGCAACCAACAGGGCCGGCGTGCTTATTCGCGGTTATCGCGGACGGGAAGGGATGACGCAACGGCAGCTTGCCGAGGCAACCGGCATTCCGCAACGCCACATTTCCGAGATGGAACACGGGAAAAAAATTGTCGGCAAGGAACGCGCACAGAGGCTGGCAAAGGTTCTAAAAGCCGATTATCGGATGTTTCTGTAG
- a CDS encoding bacteriohemerythrin — translation MEHFTWNSTYSVADEELDNHHKNLFGIFNRLYDTCLKKDEAAPLGAIIEELLSYSADHFHAEEQHMKVLEYGGIEQHIVQHRAFAARIDRYRHAHAANEVVVSKEIVLHLWKWLIDHVMTEDKKYSFKQKRPAQRSHHDGQAR, via the coding sequence ATGGAGCATTTCACCTGGAACAGCACGTATTCCGTAGCCGATGAAGAGTTGGATAACCATCACAAAAACCTGTTCGGCATATTCAACAGGCTCTACGACACCTGCCTGAAGAAGGATGAAGCCGCCCCCCTGGGTGCGATCATCGAGGAGTTGCTATCCTACAGCGCGGATCACTTCCATGCGGAAGAACAGCATATGAAGGTCTTGGAATACGGCGGCATCGAACAGCACATCGTCCAGCACAGGGCTTTTGCCGCCAGGATAGACAGGTACCGCCATGCCCACGCGGCAAATGAGGTGGTGGTATCCAAGGAGATCGTGCTGCACCTGTGGAAGTGGCTCATCGACCATGTCATGACGGAAGACAAGAAGTATTCATTCAAGCAGAAACGACCGGCGCAAAGGAGCCACCATGACGGACAGGCACGATAA
- a CDS encoding DUF5677 domain-containing protein, with amino-acid sequence MNTLQDLFETTLAKTLSEERVIVHILLKKFRDQGFVLSNKQIKELEQVISSKADIGTFKFDESEALELPEDLTEFESSGVRIEIDHKKDLADAFEEIAKNLSHSLPEIAVEVADIILDTLKKNFKQYQKHARKELKQFSADLDHTWGTAVDLLEMFYDIALESGNNFNDYYWPKAAKEGDLVFDVLTRLHAKGCRTCAEIICLLKNGYADGAHARWRSLREMAVIAALVRSHGNDIAERYLYHGDIMEYRAAQRYQAHCGEVGCPKLDEGEYAALKDNYLALVAKYGTSYENDYGWAATALGTEDPTFADLEADVGPDHLRPYYKTAGQSAPDSPRGLLSKAGLLPQTSELSLSGPSNLGLADPGHGAAISLLHITTALLTLDSNLDRLVICNVLLNLEGKIGEAFHAAQAAVAEPGAA; translated from the coding sequence ATGAACACACTGCAAGACCTGTTTGAAACGACCCTGGCAAAGACCCTCTCCGAGGAACGGGTTATCGTTCATATCCTTTTGAAGAAATTCCGGGATCAGGGGTTCGTTCTCAGCAACAAGCAGATCAAGGAACTGGAACAGGTCATATCCAGCAAAGCGGATATCGGCACCTTCAAGTTCGACGAAAGCGAGGCCCTGGAACTACCCGAGGATTTGACGGAATTTGAGAGTAGCGGCGTCCGCATCGAAATCGACCACAAAAAGGACCTGGCCGACGCTTTCGAAGAAATCGCCAAGAACCTGTCCCATTCCCTGCCCGAGATAGCGGTGGAAGTCGCGGATATCATCCTTGACACCTTGAAAAAGAATTTCAAGCAGTATCAGAAACACGCCCGAAAGGAACTCAAACAGTTCAGCGCCGACCTGGACCATACCTGGGGCACGGCCGTCGACCTGCTCGAGATGTTCTATGACATCGCCCTGGAATCGGGAAACAATTTCAACGATTACTATTGGCCGAAAGCCGCCAAAGAGGGCGATCTGGTCTTCGATGTCCTCACACGGCTCCACGCCAAGGGGTGCCGGACCTGCGCGGAGATCATCTGCCTGCTGAAAAACGGCTATGCCGACGGCGCCCACGCCCGGTGGCGTTCCCTGCGCGAAATGGCGGTCATCGCCGCGTTGGTGCGCAGCCACGGCAACGACATTGCCGAGCGGTATCTGTACCATGGCGACATTATGGAGTACCGGGCGGCCCAACGGTATCAGGCCCACTGCGGGGAGGTGGGGTGCCCGAAACTGGACGAGGGAGAGTACGCCGCCCTCAAGGACAATTACCTTGCCCTGGTCGCAAAATACGGCACAAGCTATGAAAACGACTACGGCTGGGCCGCCACGGCGTTGGGCACGGAGGACCCGACCTTTGCCGATTTGGAGGCGGATGTGGGCCCGGACCACCTGCGCCCCTATTACAAAACGGCCGGCCAGAGCGCGCCCGACAGCCCCAGGGGGCTCCTGTCCAAAGCCGGCCTGCTCCCCCAGACATCGGAACTGTCCCTCTCCGGCCCCAGCAATCTCGGCCTGGCCGATCCGGGCCACGGCGCGGCGATCTCGCTGTTGCACATCACCACAGCGCTTTTGACCCTGGATTCCAATCTGGACCGGCTGGTAATCTGCAATGTGCTGCTGAACCTGGAAGGGAAGATCGGCGAGGCGTTTCACGCGGCGCAGGCAGCGGTTGCGGAGCCGGGGGCTGCGTAG
- a CDS encoding outer membrane beta-barrel protein, giving the protein MKTKTIAACLVLVCSLVTANAMAAETNSAESIKGRLGITGEIGFLVPADNAAVSTGVVVGRGHTDTGFIGGGGLIFGILDNFAAEFQITHTGFGTDTSTDFDTTNISLGAQYRYLNLPVKKLVPYVGAGVDILINGANNGLDVDTVAGIHVKAGVDYFVMRQLALTSELKGVIAPNADIKAGGGKVGEFDPDSFSMTFGVRYFFN; this is encoded by the coding sequence ATGAAAACAAAAACGATTGCGGCATGTCTGGTGTTGGTTTGCAGCCTGGTTACCGCCAATGCCATGGCGGCGGAAACGAATAGCGCGGAGAGCATCAAGGGGAGACTCGGCATAACCGGCGAAATAGGCTTTCTGGTGCCGGCGGACAACGCGGCGGTCAGCACCGGCGTTGTGGTCGGGAGGGGGCATACGGATACGGGCTTCATCGGCGGCGGCGGTCTTATCTTCGGTATCCTCGATAATTTCGCGGCGGAATTCCAGATCACCCATACCGGTTTCGGCACGGACACGAGCACGGATTTCGATACCACCAACATCTCTCTGGGAGCGCAGTACCGCTATCTCAACCTCCCGGTTAAGAAACTGGTTCCCTATGTCGGCGCCGGGGTGGACATCCTGATCAACGGGGCCAACAACGGCCTGGATGTGGACACCGTGGCAGGGATACACGTCAAGGCGGGGGTGGACTATTTTGTCATGCGCCAACTGGCCCTGACGTCTGAACTCAAAGGGGTCATCGCCCCGAATGCCGACATCAAGGCCGGGGGCGGCAAGGTCGGCGAGTTTGATCCCGACAGCTTCTCCATGACCTTCGGGGTACGGTATTTCTTCAACTGA